One part of the Mya arenaria isolate MELC-2E11 chromosome 3, ASM2691426v1 genome encodes these proteins:
- the LOC128228617 gene encoding 3-hydroxyacyl-CoA dehydrogenase type-2-like, whose product MSKIISLKNTVSLVTGGASGLGRATAERFAQLGSRVAILDLPSSDGENVAAQIKEKTSGECIFTPADVTSESDVSSVIDKISEKYGALHNVINCAGIGVARRTINFGRKETHSLELFNRVLLTNVGGTFNVIAKACPLINENKPLNEDNCLGCIINTSSIAAFDGQIGQVAYSASKGAIAAMTLPIARDLSIRGIRCVTIAPGLFKTPLLESLPAKVQKQLATLVPFPTRLGDPAEFAHLCQSIAENPMLNGEVIRLDGAIRMLP is encoded by the exons AACACAGTGAGTTTGGTTACTGGTGGTGCTTCTGGTTTGGGTCGGGCCACAGCCGAGCGGTTTGCACAGCTGGGGTCCCGTGTAGCAATTTTAGACCTGCCTTCTTCAGATGGGGAGAATGTTGCTGCACAGATCAAGGAAAAAACCAGCGGAGAATGCATTTTTACACCTGCTGAT gtaaCAAGTGAGTCTGATGTTTCGTCAGTGATTGACAAGATCAGTGAGAAATATGGAGCCCTACACAATGTGATCAACTGTGCTGGCATAGGTGTGGCTCGCAGGACTATTAACTTTGGGAGAAAGGAGACTCACTCACTCGAGCTCTTCAACAGAGTCCTTTTG ACAAACGTCGGTGGTACATTTAATGTCATCGCCAAGGCATGTCCTCTAATCAACGAGAATAAACCTCTGAATGAAGATAATTGCCTGGGCTGCATCATTAACACATCCAGCATTGCAGCATTTGACGGACAGATTG GCCAGGTAGCATACTCTGCCAGTAAAGGGGCGATTGCAGCCATGACATTACCAATAGCCAGAGATCTATCTATACGAGGCATCAGATGTGTAACCATTGCCCCAG GCTTGTTCAAGACCCCGCTGCTGGAGTCACTGCCTGCGAAGGTGCAGAAGCAGCTGGCCACATTGGTCCCCTTCCCGACCCGTCTCGGAGACCCTGCCGAGTTTGCCCATCTGTGCCAGAGTATCGCCGAGAACCCCATGTTGAACGGCGAGGTCATCAGGCTTGATGGGGCCATTCGTATGTTGCCTTGA